The DNA window aattagagagaTAAAGTTATGTTTAAGCTACTTTATAGCTCTATTCTATACTCAACTCCTGaagttaattaaatttataagagATAGAGTTTTACCGAACATGCAGTACTCTCTTAGCTAGAAATATGTGGCGTATCCGCATAGACTGGGCTGGGATAGAGAACAAGGCCTAGTTGGTTTTGGGCTAGAATTTTGACGAGCCTTTTTCACAAAAAAGAGAACTTTTGATGGACCATCAGGCATCAGCCCGAGCCCCAAACTGGGCCAGGCACCATCAGTCATCTCTCTCGGTCTCGGATAGCGGGGATGCGCTTTGCGTAACCACGTAACGCGCGCACGTACACGGCACGGTACCCCCACTCCCTGGCCACCACTGCTTCGCCTCGACGAGATCCATACCTCCCGGGCTCCCGGACGCGCGCGTGCTAACTCGCTCGCCGATCGATCCATCGTCTCCACGTACGGCCGCGCGAAGGCACGTAGTGAGGTACgtgaggcagcagcagcagcaagcatggCGGGTGCGGCGTCGCCGGACCACCTGTTCGGCCTTCGCAACAGCTTCTACGTCGGCGCGTACCAGGCCGTCATCACCAGCGTCCAGGCCATCCCCGCGCGCGCTGCCCTCTCCCCCGACGCCCTCGCCGAGCGCGACTCCCTCCTCTACCGCTCCTACATCGCCATCGGCTCCCACCAGGTACGTACGCATCGCATGCACGTGtccatcgatcgattgatcacgCCCTGTGTGTTGGATGAGAAAATTGGCGTAATATCATCGTCAAACAGGGTTTCGCTTAAATACTACTAAGCAGTTGGAATTCGTCGCTAAAACACCATTTTCTTCCAATTCTCTCTTTACTCTCATTTTttctgaccaaaatacccctagttgaattaattaagtttactaggggtatttttttaagtaattatgagaggaaagagagaattCGAAGAAAATGACATGAGCGAAGCCCCTCAATTGATAATGGTATTTCGGCGAATCTCAGCTGCATAGTGGTATTTGGGCGAAAATCCTTTTTGACAATGGTAAAATGACAATTTTCTCGTGTTGGATGACCTAGCTGATCGACTCGTCGAGCGGTTGGTTTCTCGTGTGAAATGCAGCTGGTGATCGACGAGATCGGGCCGGGCGCGGCCACGCCGCTCCAGGCCGTCAGGTTGCTCGCGGTGTacctctccggcggcgccggcggcaaggTTGCTCCTGTTGTTGTTTCATCCGCGCGTGCATTTCAATTTGGATCCAATTAATTACCGCGCTATATATCTCATTGTGCATTTTGTAATCAATCTCTGTGTAATTAAGGAATCCGCGATCAGGAAGCTGAACGAGCTCCTGGCAGATGATGCGGTGGGGAGCAACCCGATTCTCCGGCTGGTTGCAGGGACGGTTCTCATGCACGAGCGGGACTATGCCGGAGCACTGAAGCACACAAATTCTGGTGGGACTATGGAATTGTAAGGATCATCCAACCTTCCATGTAACTTTTGATCCATTCTGCACAGTATCTTATTTTTACCCCATGTGTTGTTCCATGATTGATACGATTGCCTGCTCGCATAAGAATTATATATAGCTGAAGATTTCCATGCCATCAGAGAATTACTGCATGTTATGTTTTACCATTGGGAAGACTGAAGTCACTGAACCGATTCACGTCTGGTGTTTTTCAGGCTTGCGATGAATGTTCAGATATGCCTCCAGATGCACAGGTCTGATCACGCAGAGAAACAGCTGAGGATAATGCAGCAATTGGACGAAGACCACACACTGACGCAGCTCGCAAACGCATGGGTAGACCTTGTCATGGTAGGAATACTATGGGTTGTTACTTGAGAGTTGTttatgatgataaatcaaaGAGGCAGGAGAGAAATCTGAGTTCTACTGCTTCCCATTGCTTCTGATTCTATACCAGGGCGGGTCCAAGATCCAAGAAGCGCACCTCATCTTCCAGGACTTGTCAGAGAAGTACCCAGCAACTTGCTTAATTCTTAATGGTAAAGCACTGTGCCTGATGCACATGGGTAACTTTGAAGATGCAGAGGGATTGCTGCTGGAATCACTGAACAAGGTCAGTTCTAATGATGTTTTTAGATCAAAAGTTCTAATGATGTTAACCTGTCCATCTGAGCATTTGCTCTAGATAATCTACTTCTCAAACAGAGTGTTAGTGCTTAACAAAAAATGGTCAAACTGTTCAGGATGCCAAGGATGCAGAAACTCTAGCCAACCTCGTTGTGTGCAGTCTGAACCTAGGAAAGTCTGCATCCCGCTACCTGAAGTAAGTGGGTTCTACACTGTTATATTTTCATTTTGAAGGCCATTTCCTAATGCCTTGTCTTATTTCTGCCTGATAAGTCAAGATGTCAAGGCTCTAATAATTGTTATATTTCTGTACAATTTGAGCGCTTAATCTGAACTGTAATTCTGATAACCGTTGCAGCCAACTGAAGCTGGCACACCCAGACCATATGCTGGTTAAGCGAATGTCCTCTGCTGAAGACAGTTTCGACAGAGCCTGCCAAGCGATATCATGATTTCTGCAGTGCTGTTACTTACTTTGCTGTTAGATAAACCAAAAGCAATGCAACACTCTGATCTTGTCATGACCTAGACAAGCTAATTTTTGTTCATTAGCAGTTCATGAACAATCAACAGAAGTACTACACTTTGTCAATAAATTGGTACGAGTACATCAGTATCTTTACTGAATAAAATTACGGAGTACGGAGTACTATCTCTTGATGCATTGGCAGCTGTTGTTAAACTAAATGCATTGGCAGCTGTTGTTAAACAACAATTTCGGAAATAAATGCAGACGTAGTACAAATACATGCTGTTTTCCGGACAAGACAGCATGTGAGCTCTGAATCTAACATGTGAGAGTGCCACCATACCAACAAACCACGATTATGATATAGGACTAGGAGtactaaatttaatttcttaGCAAGAGTCAGATGTATCTGCCAGCAAAACAATGGATAAGAGGAGTACGAAATCTAGTGACGTGTTACTTAAAAGGACACCTAATCATAAGGATCAACGACAGAGACAGTGGTTAGTGGTGGAAGAAAGAATCCGAGAGAGGAAGAGACAAGAGTCCAGCTTACACTCCATCGACCACCGTGGCACCGTACAAAGCTCAGATCTATTCCAAACAGCGATCGACACAGTCAGTGCAAAACTTTTgctaaacttaaaaaaagagagaatattttaaaaaaattgagcgAGAAAATTTGCTAACGCTGGAGGAAGTTCTTGTCAAGAGGCGTTTCAGTTCAGCTCTTCTTCGGAGCGGCGTGCTGCCATCTCCCTACCGTTTCTGAACTCAACTTCCCAAACGGCCCAGCGCCTGCTATCGCAGTCAcatacatgtggggcccatttTCGCTTGGGCCCAGTGGCAGTGACCCGCAGATAAAAATCTCGCGATCCATTCCACCCGGAATTTTATGACGTTAAACCCCACGTCCCCACCAAACCACCACCACTCTCCTCGGCTTGTGTCGCGTGTgtgtggcgcggcggcggcggcggcggagctgagcGGCCGCGGCGATGGCGCCAAGGGACCAGTCAtgtggggacggcggcgaggtggatcCGGAGGGTGGCATCGAGGCGccactcctctcctccggctcctcgtTCTTCCAGGACCCGGCGCacgaggacggcgatggcgacgaggaggcgcgacggcggcggcggaggttcctcctcgccggccgctccCAGTCCAACACCACCTCCCAGGTggccctcgtcggcgtcggcgtgtgCCCCATCGAGAGCCTCGACTACGAGTACGGCGCCCCCCTCACTTTTCCCTTCCCAATTCGAGGCGCGCGATTCGCTCGCTCGGTTTTCCATTTGCGATTTGACTCCATGGAAAACGCGGTGTTCGTGGGGGTGCTGCAGGTTGATCGAGAACGAAGTGTTCAAGCAGGACTGGAGGGCGCGGGGGCGGGGTCACATCCTGCGCTACGTGGCGCTCAAGTGGGCCCTCTgcttcctcgtcggcgtcctctccgccgccgccggattcgTCGCCAACCTCGGCGTCGAGAACGTCGCCGGCGCCAAGTTCGTCGTCACCTCCAATCTCATGCTCGCCGGCAGGTAAGCAGCGGTTGCAGAGTGGTTTctacttcagagttcagactagGTTGGATTCAGTTTGAGTAACTGATGGACTTTACTTCTCGTGTTGTCTGTGTTGACTCAAAATTGATTTGATCAGATACGGGACAGCGTTTGCGGTGTTCCTGGTTTCGAATTTCGCCCTTACGATGTTAGCAACGGTGCTGACGGTGTatgtggcgccggcggcggccgggtcgGGCATCCCTGAGGTGAAGGCTTACTTGAACGGGGTTGATGCCCCCGACATATTTTCTCTAAAGACCCTGGTGGTGAAGGTAGACTACTGTTATATCTCTTTCATTCAAGTTATTTCATCACAGAGTACTGGTAATTCTTGACACTTATTAGTTGTccctgtgatttttttttccaagaagaAGTTGTCTCTGTGATTGATTTGTGGCAAACATATATCTAGTCTTTTGTTCCATTCTGTTTTTGTTCAACATCATCGGAGACGATTTAAATAAGTTGAAAATGTTGGTCTGTTAGACATGATCAGGTTTGTATGGGCTAAGAAATCATGTATATATAACTACGAATAATATGCATGGAAGAGTTAGGAAATACACATTGTTTGGTCTCTGGCAGGACATCAGTGTCTGTGTCTGTGGTACAACTTGTTTGCTATTTATTTTGGAGCAGCTCTATTGACTGTTGGACATGTATATATAGTTTGCGATGTAACTCTATGTTCACTTCAAAAGCAGAATTTAGAACCTGGCAATTAGTATTGAGTTCTGTGTCATCTGGAGATTTTCCCGTTCCTTCTCTCTTGACCAATTGTCATCTCGGTGAAGCATGACTCTTTGTTTGCTTTCTTTAGTTTTCCATCTCAGACAAATGCAGGGCAATCTTTTTCATTTTAATTTCTGATGTTTTTAAGGGAAACAAAGAATGCATTTAGAAGAATTGGGGTATGAAACCTTTTAGTTTTTGGATTAGTTCTGATGTATTGACATAACCTTTGCATAAGAAAGATCATGCCTATCTTATTCTGCTTGAATGTCGGGGTTCAATTTGGAGATGCTAAAACGATTCTGAATGATTAGTTTTACTCAAAGTGAACATGACTGCCCAACCACTCTAGGGCAATGGTAGCTAGAAAATATGTTCTCTGACTTATACATAAGTGATAAATTGTTATGCAAGAAAAACACCATTGTTCCCTTCCGTTGATATATCTGGATTTCATATATACTGTTTTTTGGACAGATTGTGGGTTGCATTGCTGCAGTATCATCATCATTGCATGTGGGAAAAGCTGGTCCTCTAGTACACACAGGTGCATGCATTGCATCTATACTTGGACAAGGTGGGTCAAGTAAATATCACCTGACATTTAAATGGCTAAGGTACTTCAAGAATGATAGGGACCGAAGGGACCTTGTTACTtgtggtgctggtgctggtatTGCTGCTGCTTTCCGGGCACCAGTTGGTGGAGTCCTGTTTGCTCTTGAAGCAGTGTCTTCATGGTAACAACTTTGAATATGCATGTGAAAACTCCTTGTTCTTTTCTGTTACTAATTAAAATGTGAACCACACAATTTCTGCAAGACGATACCATTCATATACAGTGTTTTGTTTACAATACCATTAGCTCCTTTTTTGCTTTCTTTGCAGGTGGAGGAGTGCCCTACTCTGGCGAGCATTTTTCACAACAGCAATGGTTGCTGTTGTGCTTAGGGCATTGATAGACTTCTGCAAAAGTGACAAGTGTGGCTTGTTTGGGAAAGGTGGACTTATAATGTTTGATGTGACTTCAGATTACATCACCTACCATTTGGTCGATTTACCGCCAGTAATCACTCTAGGAGTTCTTGGTGGAGTACTGGGAAGCTTGCACAACTTTTTCCTGGACAAGGTTCTTCGTCTCTACAATTTTATTAACGAGTATGTACTGCTGTTGGCTTAATGTTAATGATCTTCACTTCTGTAATTTTAAACTGCAGGCGTTTCATATTTCCATTTCCCAAAGCTTTAGCTGACATGCACACATTACTTCCCTGTACTTTATTAAAactgtttttaaaaaatggcaAAGTACACCTACTGGCATATTGCAGTTATCTGTTAGACTTGCGCATCCTTTTTGAAGTGAAATATATCCCTAAAATAACTTGCCATGTAACCTCTTCAGCTTACTTTCAGGAAAGGGCAAAAGTACAAGCTGCTCCTGGCTGCAGTAGTCACCATTTGTACATCCTGTTGTCTCTTCGGCTTGCCATGGATTGCTTCTTGCAAACCTTGTCCAAGTGACACCGAAGAAGCCTGTCCATCCATAGGAAGATCTGGTAATTTTAAGAAGTATCAGTGTGCAATGAATGAGTACAATGACTTAGCTAGCCTGTTCTTCAACACCAACGATGACACCATTAGAAACCTTTACAGTGCTGGCACTGATGATGAATTCCATATCTCTTCAATACTTGTCTTCTTCTTCACATCGTATTTCCTGGGCATTTTCAGCTATGGCCTTGCTTTACCATCCGGCCTTTTTGTGCCAGTTATTTTGACAGGTGCAACTTATGGCCGCCTTGTTGGCATGTTAATTGGGTCCCAATCAACATTAGATCATGGCCTTTTTGCAGTTCTTGGCTCTGCTGCCCTTCTAGGAGGATCAATGAGAATGACTGTCTCAGTTTGTGTCGTCATCCTAGAGCTGACTAATAATTTACTTATGCTTCCTTTGGTTATGCTGGTCCTTCTCATATCGAAGACAGTGGCAGATGCTTTTAATGCAAATATTTATGATTTGCTTGTTAAATTGAAAGGATTTCCTTATCTCGAAGGCCATGTTGAACCTTACATGAGGCAATTGTCTGTCAGTGATGTTGTAACTGGTCCTCTACAGGCATTCAATGGCATAGAGAAGGTTGGCCATATAGTGCATGTCTTAAGGACAACTGGACATAATGGTTTTCCTGTTGTTGATGAGCCACCATTTTCAGATTCTCCTGTCTTATTTGGTCTAGTTCTTAGAGCCCACTTGCTTGTTCTGCTGAGAAAGAAAGATTTCATTCCTAACTGCTCAGCTTCAGCACTGGATGCTTCCAAGCAATTCTTGCCTCATGATTTTGCTAAACCTGGCTCAGGAAAGCATGACAGAATAGAGGAAATAGAATTCAGTGCAGAAGAACTGGAAATGTTCGTAGATTTGCATCCGTTCACAAACACGTCTCCTTACACTGTGGTCGAGACTATGTCTTTGGCTAAGGCCCATGTGCTTTTCCGCGAAGTTGGATTGAGGCATCTTTTGGTTCTACCGAAATCGTCTAAGGTTAGTGATACTAttcacaaatatatttttttgtcggATTCTTCTTCATTCTACTTTTTATTTCCTTTGCTTTGTCTAGATAGGTCTAGCTATTTTGCAATCGTCAGTGTCTATTACCTTTTAGAAATGCCTTTTTAGAACCAAAGGGTGATAGGCTGATAGCATTGGCACCCCTGTTTCACTTTTATATTGGCAAATGttgcttccaagttccaaccatGACCATTGCTAAGACAAACCAAGATGATTAGTGGCAAAAATCTCTAAATAGCCATACATATTCTTCTTGGTTACTAGCAGCATTATCGCTTTCATTGCTCATGACAGTATTTgaaattataaaactttctaataATTAACAGTGATAAATCTTTGACTGGTTAATTCCTATCAATGCAGAGAGCGCCTGTTGTAGGCATACTGACAAGGCACGACTTCATGCCTGAGCATATATTGGGTCTTCATCCTTTCCTCTTCAAGACTAGATGGAAGAAGGTGCGGTTTGGCAAGTCAGCATTCACCAACCTCGTCTTCTGACGCTCGCTAGTAACTGATGAGTTTGCTCAAGGATGCACTGCTGCTGTAAATTCCATCTTGATGCTGGGAGCTGCACAGTATAATCTTATATGATGAAGACCACAAAAAAATGTAGTAGATTCTCCAGCCTGGGAATCTAGCAGCTAATTGTactgcattttcttttcttttcttttttgttacgATTGTACCGAGTGGTACCATATTCAGAATGTTCAAGCTACAATGGAACAGTGCAAGTAGGAAATCTTTTTTTTGTAAATGTAAATCTTGTTTGGAACGTACAAATTTTGTTAGTCGAAATGAGTTTAATCGAAACTATAAAGATGCATGATATAGCTATAAGAATAATCATCATTCCATAACTTCTCGTAACTGCATCACAAACTTTCGTTTTGGCGTTGGGCTATCGCTGGGTGGGGTCGACGAGTCCGAAAAGTCTAGGGGCGTcgggaagaggcggcggcgtcgggcccATGACCGAATGGGCCAGCTGAAATTTATACCGGGCTTTTTTGTTGGGCTTTCGGGCCGGCTATTCACATCGGCCCACAAGCAGCCGCGGCGTCGGTGGGAGCctacaagtactccctccgtacatGAAAAGAATTCGTTTAGAAcagtgacacggtctccaaaatataattttaacttcttgtttctataaaaatatttattgaaaagtgatatatgtatacttttataaaaagtatttttcaagacaaatatattcatataatttttacattttcaaactcaataacttaagagttatttatgatttatattctcaagatttgacttaaatattattctaaacgactttcttttttgagtatggagggagtacaagccTACTGTATGACCATGTCCAGTTGATTACGCGAAATTAATTACTCGTATTTCACCGGCGTGTTTGTAAAGTGATTACGGCAGCTTTTATGAGAAAAACCAGCAATTTGCAATTAGATATAACGAATACGTATTAAAATAAGttcacaaaaacaaaacaaaaaattccaCTCACCGGCCGACTCGTGTGGTATAGGTGCAGCCAACGTGTGCCCGGAGCATAAAACGCACGGCTCGAATGGGAACCGAttcgtcccccccccccccccccccccacattaTTCCCAACTCCCCCACCTCTCCTTGCCCCACCCGCTTCCTCGTGGACCCCACCTAACCTTgcccccacctgtcagccaccgCGACCCACCCCCCTCCCGTTTCCCAACGGCGCCTCCCCCATGACGTCGGCCACCTGACGAAAGTCCAAGAGAAAACAAAGACAACTGGTCGCTTTTGTCGAGATCTCTTCCTCCCCCGTtccgttttttttctctcttttcaaactccgccccctcctctcctctttctctcccacatcagcagcagcggcggcggcggcggcagagcgaAGAGCTCCACTTGTACGCACGGGAATCCAATCCGCTCGAAGCCCTCGCGCCGTGGAGTGCGTGCCGGCCTGGCAGGGGCAGTGCGGAGGCCCGCGCGCGGGTAGCTGGCGCCTGGCGCTGCGGCTTTTAGCATCTGGTGCTTTGCGCGTTCGCTGGAAGCTTTGCGGCCACCGCGGCCAGATGCGGTTGATTGTGTTGTAGTGGTTGGGTTTTTTTGGGTTGGAACGCCGagtcgccgaggaggaggaggaggaggaggaggaggaggggaaggggaatgGGGTTCCTGGTGGGGTTGGTGCTGGGGATCGCGGCGGGCGTGGCTCTCATAGTGGGCTTCGCCCGCGCCGAGAActcccgcgccgcccgccgccggcagctgGTAAGTTATACTACTAATTGCCTAGCCCCTCTCTTTCTCCGTAATAAATTTGATTTGTGTGATGTTTAGATTGGAGCGGTAGCTTCGAAGTTGATAGGAGATTAATTGCGTTGTTTGTGAATCGAGTGGAAGGCGAATCGCTTACCTTCTACCGATTGATTGCGTTGAGCTGGATGGTCCCTGCGTTAGGTAGAGGCGCTGCACTCCCCATGTCGACTGCTTTTCCATTGGAGCGTATGACTAGTCAAAATGGAAACATGTTTTGGGCTTATTGAGCTTTCAATTTACGAACATGATGATGCGGTTTGCTACAAACAAAGTTTGTTGGAGTTGGAAAGCACTCATGTTAGGGGGCTCAAGTTGCAGCGGAGGCCTCAAATTGTGGGGGCAAGTGCAAGCGCTTCTAATAAACAACCTAGCATGCATAGTGCAATGTTGGGCTAGAAGGCCGGTGTTCATTTGATCCGTGTTGCCACTATTCTATTTGATGCCTATTCTTGTGCCATGGCTGCTGGCATGCTAAAATTCATGGCTGCTCCCTGCTACTGACTCACTGCGCTTATGGCATTTTGTTTAGGCCAGTTGTCCATATATGATTGCTTGCATGCTACTCTGTAAATTTAGATTGCTTTGATCTCTGATCTTTTTCCTCCTGATTAATAAATGAAACTAAAAGGGGATTCTCCTTGTTTGTTTGGACAGGCTGCCACAATTGCTAGTTTCTCCAAGATGACTATTGAAGATTCACGGAAGTTACTCCCAGCTGACCTGTACCCTTCCTGGGTTGTTTTCTCAACACAGCAAAAGGTATTTGACAGTATTTAGTTAGCTCTCAATTTTCATGCTTACACACTAGATGTGAATGAGAGTATATGCTAATGGGGGCAATTTTGCAGTTAAAATGGCTCAATCAAGAGCTGATAAAAATATGGCCATTTGTGAACGCGGTATGCATTCCTTTCCATGGGAGACTAGAATTAGGATTTGACTTCTTTTACAAATATGCTTTTCTTCAATGTCTTCTTCTCTTGTCAATTGTTGTCGCAGGCAGCATCAGAACTGATCAAAACCTCCGTGGAGCCTGTTCTTGAACAATATCGACCAATAATCTTAGCTTCTCTCAAGTTCTCAAAACTCACTCTTGGTACTGTTGCACCACAGTTTACTGGTAAGAAGCTATTATATATCATTGACTGTTTCTCATTATATTCTTGACAGCACTGAGCTATATTGTTCTGCTTTCTCTACTGTATTTTTGTTAGACAAAGTAAATCAACTTAATTTTGCATGCATTAACCAAGAGTACAATGACTGATAGCTGACAATAACCACCGCTGTCTGGTGTCAGCAGCTTGTGGATATTAGATTGTACATGGTGTTTGATGAAATGTTCAGAATCATGAAAACTTAAAAGGGTTTTGATTTTTGTGGTTGCAAGCGTGAGCCCTGTGTTTAGATGAATAATAGTGTGTAATTCATTATTAAGAATTGCATCCTTTGGAAAATGATGCCGTGTATGTATTCTTTAAACAATACTAATTTATGCATTTTATGAGGAGTTTAATGCTCTGGCTTCATTatgttgtttgttttttttagaatggttttaatcctttttcttttctaccTAATGACACCAAATATTTGGTATACATCTTATATTTTGCTACCATATTAGATTTTTCTGTTGGTTTTGGTGCAGGTGTTTCGATCCTTGAGAATGACGAATCAGGCATTGTCATGGAACTAGAGATGAATTGGGATGCCAATCCAAGTATCATACTAGACGTAAAAACTAGACTTGGCGTGTCACTTCCAATACAGGTGATTTATTTCATGTTGCTTGTTGTCCTGTGTTATGAATACTGATGAGGAGGCACTGAGGCATTTACATAGTGAACTAGACCTAGTTCACAAGGTTTGACAGTAGGCTTTGTCTATTGGAACACTGAATTGGTGTTCTTGATAACTAATGATTAAGTGGACAGTTCTGGCAAAAAAGAACATGAATTCAAGTTGCAACTAACTTTGGTGCAGTTGATCTTAGTTAATAATCCAATTTTGTGGGGGTATGTAATTCTTCATGCAGTTTTTATGTGACATCATGAGTAGTGTGATGGTCTGATTGGATAGTGATACTGTAGATATTATCTTTTTATTATAATTGTGCTATGTATTTCATACACttaaattaattattctttctATAATAATCTTGTGAGTGCCTTTTGCCATATAGGTGAAAGATATTGGCTTTACAGGAGTTTTCCGCTTGATCTTCAAGCCACTTGTTGATCAGTTGCCCTGCTTTGGAGCAGTTTGCTTTTCTCTACGAAAGAAGGTTCCTTTTCTTGGTCgtgttttttattaaaaaaaatctggttgAAGGTATTTTCtcattaatctgatatttttttctcaaatcacTTCAGAAAAAGCTGGATTTCAGACTGAAGGTCATTGGTGGTGAAATTTCTGCTATACCTGGGATTTCGGATGCTCTTGAGGTTTGACCATACTTCTCTGTTTTGTTGCTATAAAAGTTTAGTTTGCATTTCCTACAGTCAAGATGGTGACTGGAACATCTCGTGTTACAGGACACAATAAAAAATGCTATAGAAGACTCAATAACATGGCCTGTAAGGAAAGTCATTCCTATAATACCTGGGGACTACAGGTAATTACTGGTGATTTCTGGGGACATACTAGTTTTATTCTCTTGACTGAATAATATCATTGTCATTACTTACTATATCAACATATGAATACAAAAATGGATAAATCCCATAAATTATTGTGTGCAACAGTGATTTGGAACTAAAGCCTGTTGGTACATTGGAAGTCAAGCTAGTACAAGCGAGGGATTTGACGAACAAAGATCTGATAGGAAAATCTGACCCTTTTGCAATTGTGTATGTACGACCCTTGCCAGATAAAATGAAGAGAAGTAAAACAATTGTAAGTATCAGCTACTCTATTCCCTGTTTATGTGCTCCAAtagatatgtatatttttttaatgcataCTGACAGCTGTTTATGTGCTTCAAATTTACAGAACAACGACTTGAACCCTATCTGGAACGAACACTTTGAGTTTATTGTTGAAGATGCAGATACTCAGACTGTGACAGTGAAGATTTATGATGATGATGGTATTCAGGAATCTGAATTGATTGGCTGTGCTCAAGTTACTCTGAAGGATCTACAGCCAGGCAAAGTGAAGGATGTCTGGTTGAAGCTTGTAAAAGACTTGGAGATTCAAAGGGACCGGAAAGATCGGGGTCAGGTGAGCCCTGTTTTCTTGGCAGTGCCACTCTCCATTTTCTGTTTCTCTAACACAGTAAAATAGCTCGATCTTCTTATATTGTTATTCATCCAGGGTTGTAAATACATAGTATTTCTCTTGTTTGAATATCACCTCAACAGGTGCATCTTGAGCTACTCTACTGCCCATTTGACATGAAGGAGGAGACTCCAAATCCTTTTAGACAGCAGTTTTCTATGACATCCTTGGAGAGGACAATGACGAGCATGGAAAATGGGTCAGGGAGCAATGGTTTTAACAGGTTGTCTTccaggaagaaaaaagaaatcattATGCGGGGAGTTTTGTCAGTAACTGTGATATCTGGGGAAGATCTGCCAGCAATGGATATGAATGGAAAGTCTGACCCATATGTTGTACTTTCACTCAAGAAATCAAA is part of the Oryza glaberrima chromosome 4, OglaRS2, whole genome shotgun sequence genome and encodes:
- the LOC127770986 gene encoding coatomer subunit epsilon-2 yields the protein MAGAASPDHLFGLRNSFYVGAYQAVITSVQAIPARAALSPDALAERDSLLYRSYIAIGSHQLVIDEIGPGAATPLQAVRLLAVYLSGGAGGKESAIRKLNELLADDAVGSNPILRLVAGTVLMHERDYAGALKHTNSGGTMELLAMNVQICLQMHRSDHAEKQLRIMQQLDEDHTLTQLANAWVDLVMGGSKIQEAHLIFQDLSEKYPATCLILNGKALCLMHMGNFEDAEGLLLESLNKDAKDAETLANLVVCSLNLGKSASRYLNQLKLAHPDHMLVKRMSSAEDSFDRACQAIS
- the LOC127770985 gene encoding putative chloride channel-like protein CLC-g: MAPRDQSCGDGGEVDPEGGIEAPLLSSGSSFFQDPAHEDGDGDEEARRRRRRFLLAGRSQSNTTSQVALVGVGVCPIESLDYELIENEVFKQDWRARGRGHILRYVALKWALCFLVGVLSAAAGFVANLGVENVAGAKFVVTSNLMLAGRYGTAFAVFLVSNFALTMLATVLTVYVAPAAAGSGIPEVKAYLNGVDAPDIFSLKTLVVKIVGCIAAVSSSLHVGKAGPLVHTGACIASILGQGGSSKYHLTFKWLRYFKNDRDRRDLVTCGAGAGIAAAFRAPVGGVLFALEAVSSWWRSALLWRAFFTTAMVAVVLRALIDFCKSDKCGLFGKGGLIMFDVTSDYITYHLVDLPPVITLGVLGGVLGSLHNFFLDKVLRLYNFINEKGQKYKLLLAAVVTICTSCCLFGLPWIASCKPCPSDTEEACPSIGRSGNFKKYQCAMNEYNDLASLFFNTNDDTIRNLYSAGTDDEFHISSILVFFFTSYFLGIFSYGLALPSGLFVPVILTGATYGRLVGMLIGSQSTLDHGLFAVLGSAALLGGSMRMTVSVCVVILELTNNLLMLPLVMLVLLISKTVADAFNANIYDLLVKLKGFPYLEGHVEPYMRQLSVSDVVTGPLQAFNGIEKVGHIVHVLRTTGHNGFPVVDEPPFSDSPVLFGLVLRAHLLVLLRKKDFIPNCSASALDASKQFLPHDFAKPGSGKHDRIEEIEFSAEELEMFVDLHPFTNTSPYTVVETMSLAKAHVLFREVGLRHLLVLPKSSKRAPVVGILTRHDFMPEHILGLHPFLFKTRWKKVRFGKSAFTNLVF